A genomic window from Gossypium hirsutum isolate 1008001.06 chromosome D12, Gossypium_hirsutum_v2.1, whole genome shotgun sequence includes:
- the LOC107947323 gene encoding dnaJ protein ERDJ2A yields MAASEENSALFPIFILTIMALPLVPYTILNLCRAASKKTKVIHCQCAECSRSGKYRKSIFKRISNFSTCSNLTLVLLWVIMIFLVYYIKSISQEIQVFEPFSILGLQPGATDSEIKKAYRRLSVQYHPDKNPDPEAHKYFVEYIAKAYQALTDPISRENFEKYGHPDGRQGFQMGIALPQFLLDIDGASGGILLLWIVGVCILLPLVIAVIYLSRSSKYTGNYVMHQTLSTYYYFMKPSLAPSKVMEVFIKAAEYMEIPVRRTDDEPLQKLFMSVRSELNLDLKNIKQEQAKFWKQHPAIVKTELLIQAQLTRESAALSPALLGDFKRMLELAPRLLEELQKMALIPRTAQGHGWLRPAVGVVELSQCIIQAVPLSARKATGGSSEGIASFLQLPHFSEAVVKKIARKKVRTFQDLRDMTMEDRAQLLTQAAVFSPAEVQDVEMVLEMMPSLTVEVTCETEGEEGIQEGDVVTVQAWITLERGNGLIGALPHAPCFPFHKEENFWFLLADSVSNNVWFSQKVSFMDEATAITAASKTIQETMEVSGVSAKETSEAVKRTIEKVRGGSRLVMGKFPAPTEGNYNLTCFCLCDSWIGCDKKTNLKVKILKRTRAGTRGGLVSEEGPIVEDGIEEEEENEEDYDDYESEYSEEEEEEKDTKKKGPAANGAVHNKGSSSEGSGSDEE; encoded by the exons ATGGCTGCTTCAGAAGAGAATAGTGCATTGTTTCCGATTTTCATTTTAACAATAATGGCACTGCCTTTGGTGCCGTATACAATACTGAACTTGTGCCGAGCAGCATCCAAGAAAACAAAGGTAATTCATTGCCAGTGTGCAGAATGCTCTCGCTCAGGGAAATACCGCAAATCCATATTTAAGCGG ATCTCGAACTTCTCAACTTGTAGTAACTTGACTCTGGTGCTGCTCTGGGTCATCATGATATTCTTGGTTTATTACATCAAGAGCATTAGCCAAGAG ATTCAAGTTTTCGAGCCTTTCAGTATACTTGGGTTGCAGCCTGGAGCTACAGATTCTGAAATAAAGAAAGCATATAGGAGACTTTCTGTTCAATACCATCCAGATAAAAATCCAGATCCAG aGGCTCACAAGTATTTCGTGGAGTACATAGCCAAGGCTTATCAGGCTCTCACAGATCCTATATCCcgtgaaaattttgagaaatatggACATCCAGATGGAAGACAA GGTTTTCAAATGGGCATTGCTCTTCCCCAGTTCTTGCTGGACATTGATGGAGCATCTGGGGGCATTCTCTTGCTCTGGATCGTTGGTGTTTGTATTCTCTTGCCGTTGGTGATTGCTGTCATATATCTCTCTAGGTCATCAAAGTATACCGGAAACTATGTCATGCATCAAACTCTATCAACTTACTATTATTTCATGAAACCTTCTTTGGCCCCAAG CAAAGTCATGGAAGTCTTCATTAAGGCTGCTGAATATATGGAAATACCAGTTCGTAGGACTGATGATGAACCTCTCCAGAAACTGTTTATGTCAGTTAGGAGTGAGTTGAATCTGGATCTTAAGAACATTAAGCaagagcaagctaaattttggaaACAGCATCCTGCTATAGTGAAG ACTGAGCTGTTGATTCAGGCACAATTAACCCGTGAATCAGCTGCCTTATCTCCAGCTCTACTTGGTGATTTCAAGCGCATGCTAGAACTTGCACCTCGACTCCTGGAAGAATTACAGAAG ATGGCACTTATACCTCGTACTGCTCAAGGTCATGGATGGCTGAGACCAGCTGTAGGAGTTGTGGAGCTTTCTCAATGTATTATTCAG GCTGTTCCACTCAGTGCAAGAAAGGCAACTGGAGGATCTAGTGAAGGCATTGCATCTTTCTTGCAGCTGCCACATTTTAGTGAGGCTGTCGTAAAAAAGATAGCTCGCAAG AAGGTAAGAACGTTTCAAGACCTTCGAGACATGACTATGGAGGATCGTGCTCAACTTCTAACTCAAGCAGCTGTATTTTCTCCCGCTGAAGTACAAGATGTTGAGATGGTATTGGAAATGATGCCTTCCTTAACGGTTGAAGTCACATGTGAGACCGAGGGTGAAGAGGGTATACAAGAGGGTGATGTTGTGACAGTTCAAGCTTGGATAACCCTTGAGCGCGGCAATGGCTTGATCGGTGCTCTTCCCCATGCCCCCTGTTTCCCATTCCACAAGGAAGAAAATTTCTGGTTCTTGCTTGCAGATTCTGTCTCAAACAATGTATGGTTTTCCCAAAAGGTGAGCTTCATGGACGAAGCTACAGCAATAACTGCCGCTTCCAAAACAATTCAGGAGACAATGGAGGTTTCTGGAGTAAGTGCCAAGGAGACAAGCGAAGCTGTCAAAAGAACCATAGAGAAGGTTCGAGGTGGTTCCAGATTGGTGATGGGCAAATTCCCTGCCCCAACTGAAGGAAACTACAACTTGACTTGTTTCTGCTTATGCGACTCCTGGATAGGTTGCGATAAAAAGACAAACTTGAAGGTTAAAATCCTGAAAAGAACAAGAGCCGGCACTCGGGGTGGTCTCGTATCGGAAGAAGGACCTATTGTGGAGGATGGAATCGAAGAAGAAGAGGAGAACGAAGAGGACTATGACGATTATGAGAGTGAATACAGCGAAGAGGAGGAAGAGGAGAAGGATACGAAAAAGAAGGGCCCTGCTGCTAATGGTGCAGTGCATAATAAAGGCTCAAGCTCTGAAGGTTCAGGCTCAGATGAGgaatga